Within Marinomonas mediterranea MMB-1, the genomic segment CCAGATAATTGGCAGCGTCATCTTTTTAACAGCGTCACGAGTGGGACTGGGAAACGTGAAAGCAAATAACCCACACTTAATCGTATTGGGTGAAATCAATCATGAAATGACTGATCGGTTGGAAGCAATACGCACTGTTTTTGAACTAGCAGGAATCGAGTCTCGCTCAACGGACAATATTAGAGATCAACTGTGGACCAAAGTCGCTGCTAACCTGACGTCAAACCCGCTGTCTGTCGTCACACAAAGCACACTAGAGCAAATCTATTCTGATCCAAGGTTAACCCCTTTAGTGCGGAGTATTTTGGACGAAACTATGCTAACGGCAGCGGCATTTGGTGCCAAAATACGTTTTGATCCCCCGACCTTTATGGAACTCGGCGCGGGAATGGGTGCCATAAAGACCTCTATGCTGCAGGACTACGAGGCAGGGCTTCCATTAGAAACCGACGCGATTGGGAACTCCGTCTTAGAGCTGGCCTCTAAAATGGACCTTTCTATGCCCACCACAAAGCACATTATAAACCTCGCTGAATTTATGTCTGAACAACAACGCTCGGTGGCGTAAGGAGAGAATATGTCGTCTCATGTAACGAAACCCGATCACTGCTCAGAAGAAGAATGGCAACTGAGAGTAAAGCTGGCACATTGTTATCATTTAATTGATTTCTTTGGTTGGACAGAAACCATTTTTAACCATATCTCGGCACGTTTGCCACACATTGATGGAGAGTACTTAGTTAACCCCTTCGGGCTAAACTACACGGAGATAACCCCTAAGAATCTCATAAAAGTCGATGTAAAAGGCAACAAACTTGACGACTCACCTTATGATGGCAACCCAGCTGGGTTTGCCTTGCATGGTGCGATTCATGCCGCTAGAGAAGATGTCCATTGTGTGATTCACACTCACACGAATGAAGTGTCTGCTGTGGCGATGAAAAAAGCAGGATTTTCGCACGATAGCTTCTATGGCGCGCAACTTTATGGACGCGTTGGTTATCATGATTTCGAAGGCATCACATTATTTGATGACGAGAAAGAGCGAATGCTAAAAAGTTTAGGAGATAAACATATTTTAGTACTGCGAAATCACGGCATTGCCGTCGGTGAATTCGATATTGAACGTACCTTTTTCTTACTCTGGACCGTACAACGTGCCGCCGAAATCCAAGTCACATCTGGTGCACTTGGTGGCGCGGACGTTTTACTTGGCGAAGACGTACAAACAAAATGTGCCGATCTGACCCAAATGCTTATAAAAGACAGTGGCTTTGCGGATAAATTTTTCAATGCCATGGTTCGAAAAATGGAATTAGAGAACGGGCCTTGTTGGTAATCATTGCCATACATCCTGTCACCTTTGCATAAAATCATACTATAATGCGAACGCTTTAATCTAAAGACAATCGGATTAAAGCGTTCATACTATGCGCTAGAAACCGTTAACCTCTCGCTTTGTAGTCCAGATGATAGCCTTTAACGTATGAATGCAATTACTTAACTTTTCAAGGAATTTTGACTTTCTATGACCAGTGTAAAGCGCTTACCTCGCAGTCAGAGATACAACCCCGCCAGCGAAGATTTTCACAAAGAAGATTTTCCTTTTTATTGGCTTGCGCGAGTACATGGGCGCTATCAGTTTGCGATGGAAAGAGCGCTAAAAAAAGTAGGCTTGGACATTCCTAGCTGGCGTATTCTCTTTATTCTAAAAGAAGAAGGCGTTTCTAGTATGTCTCAAATTGCCGAACATGCTATCGCGAAACTACCGACCGTAACGAAAACGGTATACCGAATGAAGAACGACGGCTTACTCGACACCCAAGTGTGCGATGACGATGGCCGTGTAACTCGTGTGACACTCACTGAAAAAGGCTGGAATGCCGTCCATGTGATCGAGGAAGCCACTCAAGGTTTATTTAAGCAAAGCTTTAAAGGCATGACCGAGGCACAAATAAAACGCCTCAATAAACTGCTTGATCAACTCTTTCATAACCTTCCTGAGCCGATGTAAGCCGATCTACTAAAAAGCCACGATAGATACCCGTCGTGGCTTTTTTAATTCATACCGCTCTTTTATCTATTATACCGCTGCGCGAGCACGTACATGCTTGTCTGCTAGCTCTTCTTTATCCGTCTTAATAATAGATAAGTTGAACTCAACATCAAGATATTCGCCATCAAAGCCATGTTCAGCAATTTTAGCTGCGTCTGATACAGAAGTCGCTTCTACAACAAGCTCGTCGCGTGTTGCAAATGCGAAGTCATCAAACGTGTACTTATCACCTGCTAGGTTGATCTGCGTTGTGAGATGCTTGTAGCCAGATTTCGCAGCGAAGAAGTGGATATGCGCTGGGCGATTACCGTGACGACCTAGAAGATCTAACACTTTCATTGTAGAACCACCTGGAGGGCAACCGTAGCCATTCGGTACGATACTGCGAGCGTAGTAGTATCCGTTTTCATCCGTTACCACTTTACGACGCAAGTTGAAGTCGCTTTGAGTCGTGTCAAAGTATGAATACGCACCTTTTTTATCAGCATGCCACAAATCAACCACTGCACCAGCCACAGGCGCACCCGTTTCATCTGTTACTTGACCATGCAACCACATTCCTTGGCCAGGAGTGTTGCCATCGTCCATGCGTGTAACCGTTTGATCTTTTGGAGCGCCTTCAACAAACAATGGTCCTTCGATTGTACGAGGCGTACCACCTAATAGACCCATTTGCTCGTCTTTCGCGTCTTCACGAATGTCTAGGAAGTGGTCGAAACCTAAACCTGGAGCCAAAAGTACGGCTTCCATGTTACTTCCCAACTCATTTAGGTAGTTAACGCCATGCCAAAACTCTTCCGGCGTTACGTCTAAATCTTCAACCATTTGGAAAATATCGGTAACGAGGCGAGCAACAATTTCCTTAGCTCGTGGGTTTCCTTCGTTATTATCAAAGCCTGCCACTTTGTGTAATAACGCTTTCACTGCTTCTGTTTGCATTGTTTTAACAGTCATTTTGTTTTCTCCGCTTTAATGTCTCGCGAGACATAATTATTATTTTAGTTAACGGTATAACTATACAATGAGGAAAAACCTCAAAGAGGATTAGAGCGACTAGCTTTCCTCTTATTTAATGGAAGACGGGTGCGGGCACAAAGGCGTTACCGACATCTCCATAAAAGGGTATAAAGGCAGACCCATAAGAAGGTCATGCAATTCAGTATTGTCCTTAACATCAAAAATGCTGACGTTGGCATATTGACCAACGACACGCCACAAATGCATCCAGATGCCATCTTCTTGAAGCTTCTGTGCATAATTCTTTTCTTTTAACTTGATCGCCTCAAATTCTTCTGCAGGCATATCTTTTGGAATGTTTACCGTCATTTCTACTTTAAATAGCATGGTTCTACCTCTTAATCTTTACGTTGATATTCAGCTAATTTGAGCTCATCCAATTCAATGCCTAGACCGGGCAAATTCGGCACATCCACTCCATTATTGTGGTAACGCAATGGTTGTTTGATAATGTCATCTTGCAGGAGCAGCGGACCAAACATTTCACTTCCCCATCGCAGGGTTGGCAATGTTGACCAAGCATGAATCGCTACAGCGGTTCCAATAGAACCTTCCAACAAGGTCCCACCGTACAAACCAAAGCCCGCACTTTCTGAAACGACTGCTGCTTCTAACGCTGGAATAGGACCACCCGCTTTAGCAATTTTTAAAGCGATGCCACCATTAAAACCGTGTTTAGCGAATTGGTAGACGTCTTTCGCGTCAGCCACGCCTTCATCGGCAAGAATAGGTATTTCAAATTTATTTGAGAGACGTGCCAAGGTATCAATGTCTTTTGCAGGGGTAGGCTGCTCAACCAAGTCAACACCCGCTTCCTGTAATGCCGCCATACCTTTTACGGCTGTCGCTTCGTCCCACGCTTGGTTGACATCAACGCGTACGCTTGCGCTTGCGCTGTCACCTAACGCTGCTTTGATCGCAGCAACGTGCGCAACATCTTCTTCAACAGGGCGAGAACCGATCTTCAGTTTGAAATCACAGTGGCGTCCAGCAGCAATCAGCTCTTTTGCTTCCGCGATGTCTTTTTCAGTATTGCCTGACGCTAACACCCAAAGACATGGAATATGGCTGTGAATCGCACCGCCTAATAGAGTGGAAACAGGCACACCTAGATGCTTACCTTTTAAATCAAGTAATGCTGTCTGTAGTGCAGACTTGGCGATCATGTTACCTTTAACGGCAACATTTAAACGCTGCATAAGATAACGAACACTGTCTGTCGACTGACCGATGAGCAAAGGCGCTAGATAGCGGTCGATGTTCATTTTAATACTTTCGGGGCTTTCTGGACCATAAGCCAACCCACCAATGGTTGTGCCTTCACCTAGACCTTCACAGCCTTGATCGTCTTTTAGACGAACAATGACCATCGTTTGTACTGCCATTGAGGTCATAGAGAGCTTATGAGGTCGAATTGTTGGTATGTCGACCAACAAAGTTTCGATTTGTGTAATTTTCGGTGTCATTCTCTAATGCGTCCGTTATTGTTTTTTCTACACTAGGCTTTGATTCAGTTAAGTACCAATATCAATTTGGTCGCAAGCAATACCTTGGAGGTATAGATGGAGTTACGCCATTTACGATATTTTTGTGCCGTCGCAGAAGAAAAGAACCTGACGCGTGCTGCCGAAAAGCTGTTTATCGCCCAGCCACCTCTAACGCGACAAATCAAACAAATCGAAGAAGACATTGGCGCTCAGTTATTCGAACGCCATGCTCGAGGCTTAACGTTAACACCCGCTGGACAATATTTTTGGCAACATGCTAAACAAATTCTTGAAAAAGCAGACGTTGCCATAGAAAACACTCGTCGTATCGCTGAGCGTCAAAAGACCTTGTTTGGTATTGGTTTTGTTCCTTCCGTTTTTTATGGGCAGTTGCCGACCTTGGTTCGCGAATTGCGACAGAAGAACCACGTTGAGATACAACTTCAAGATCTAAAGACGGGCGAACAAATCGAGGCGTTAAAAACAGGGAAAATCGACATCGGTTTCGGCCGACTATTGATCCCAGATGACCACATCGAGCAAACAATTTTATTTCAAGAACCGATGCTGGCCGTCTTGCCTGCCGACCATCCATTGGCGGACAGTGAAACAACACTCGAGGAGCTAACTAAACTGCCTATGGTGGTTTACCCTAGGAATAACCCCATCAACCCGACCTTTGCAGACATTTGCACTTCCCTCTTCACCAGCAGAGGGCTCAAGATCAACGTTGCGCAACAAGTCGACGACTTACAAACGTCATTGGGGTTAGTAGCTTCTGGAATGGGCTTTGCTCTCGTCTCAGAGCAAGTAAAACAAATTGGCCGAAAAGACGTCGTGTTTGTTCCGTTGAAAGACAAATCGATAACCTGCCCGGTTATCTTTAGTCGTCGCAAAGACGATTCCGACCCCGTTTTAGAATTAACAATGAAAATTTTATCAGAGCTAGTCGAAAATCGATTACAAGGCCGCTTCCCTTAGCAGCCGACTCAACCGCGAAATTACCCAAACTGGATGCTTCTCATTCGATAAAAAGTAGCGTCAATTGACGCTACTTGGTATGTAATCGTATTTGTTCTACCGCGTCTTTAAGGACGGGTAAACACTCTTCAACGAGTGCTTGATGACTGACTCTTGATGCGTTGGTACTTAAGTTTATCGCGCCCAGAACGTCACCATTGTATGCCACCGCAGGGACCGCCAGTGAACGCAACCCTAAATCAAGTTCCTGATCGACGACACAATAATCCTGAGCACGAACCTGATCGAGCATCGCTTCAAACTTAACTGGGTCGGTAATGCTGTGTTCGGTAAAGGCTTCAAGGGTTAAGCTGTCCAACCAAATTCGTTGCTCAACTTTGGGCATACGCGAGACGAGTACGCGCCCCATTGAAGTGTAGGCAGCCGGTAAGCGCGTACCAGCACTCAGAGAAATAGACATCAAACGGTGCGCTGCAGGAGAGCGAACCACATAAATAATATCATGCTGATCCAAAACACCTAACGAAGAAGACTCACCTAGCCGCGTCGTTACATCCCGCAAGTAATGTTCAACCACACTGATATGATCGTTACTCGCACCATAAGCAGAGCTTAGGCCAAGCACCTTAGGCGTCAGTCTAAATTGCCGCCCATCACGATCAATGTAACCTAAAGAATGCAATGTCAGAAGAAATCGTCTCGCCTTAGCTCGATCCATTCCGGCCTGTTCCGCGACTTCAGACAAGGTCATCGTACTGTGCGAAGAGTCAAACGCGTTCAAAACATCTAACCCCGACGCCAATGCACCTACATAGTCCCTGTGATCTGGTGACAACTTTTCTTCGCTCATTCTCTGCCTTTTCATCGTATTGATTTACCGCATCATTATTTCTGATTCCGCAGCGTGTCGCCACTAGAATCCACATTTAGGATGATTTTTATGGCCAAAATTACGACGTTTTTTAACCTACCAAATAACCTTGGAGTAAAAAAAACTGTCATGAAAGCTTGACCAATTATTATCCTTTATACTATTTTGTTCGTATTGCGCATATATGTTCGCATAAAAAAACAAAACAAGATAGAGGATAAAATGACGCAATTCATGACTCTTAGCGAAGCCATAGCGACCCAGGTAAACGATGGTGATTCCCTCGCTTTAGAAGGATTTACACACCTTATTCCTTTTGCTGCAGGACACGAAATCATCCGACAGCAACGTAAAAGCTTAACCTTAACTCGCATGACACCTGACGTAATTTACGATCAACTAGTTGGTGCAGGTTGCGTCAAAAAATTGGTCTTTTCTTGGGGTGGCAACCCAGGTGTCGGCTCACTTCATCGAGTAAGAGACGCTATTGAACACGCTTACCCATGCCCGATAGAAACGGTTGAACACAGTCACGCGGCGATGGCGAATGCTTATGAAGCAGGCGCGGCAGGTCTACCAATGGCACTTTTCCGTGGATACGTGGGCAGCGAGCTACCTCAAGCCAATGATGACATCGCTTGGGTTACTTGTCCGTTTACTGGCGAAGAGCTTTCAGCGGTTCCCGCCATCAAACCTGACGTAGGTATCATTCATGCACAAAAAGCCGATCGCGCTGGAAACGTGCTAATTGAAGGTATTGTGGGCGTTCAAAAAGAAGTTGTACTTGCTTCAAAACGCAGCATTGTTACTGTCGAGGAAATCGTTGATTCATTAGAAGCAACGCCAAATGCTTGTGTTCTTCCTGCTTGGACCATCGACGTTGTAGCCGTAGTAGAAGGCGGTGCTCACCCATCATACGCACATGGGTATTACCCACGAGACAACAACTATTACAAACAATGGGATGCGATCAGTCGCGATCGTGACAGCTTTAATCAATGGCTAGAATCACACGTTTTTGCTAAGGGAGACGCTTAATATGACAGTTTCAGGAACGACTCAATACACCCCTTCAGAAATGATGACGGTTACGGCTGCCCGAGCATTAACAAGCGACATGACCTGCTTCGTTGGCATTGGTCTACCAAGCGAAGCGGCAAACGTAGCTCGCATGACACATGCACCGGATGTAACGCTTATTTATGAATCCGGTACGGTACAAACGAAACCGGATATACTGCCTCTTTCTATTGGCGACGGTGAACTGTGTGAATCAGCACTAACGACCGTTTCCGTTCCTGAAATGTTCCGCTACTGGCTACAAGGCGGGCACATTGACGTCGGTTTCCTAGGCACTGCACAGATAGATCGCTTCGCAAACTTGAACACAACCGTCATTGCCGCGAATCATCCAGAAAGCGGTAAACAAGGAGCGCATAGCTACGCGAACCCTAAAGTACGTCTACCTGGTGGCGGCGGTGCTCCTGAGATTTCAACCAATGCAAAAGAAGTGTTCATCACCGTAAAACACTCAAAGCGCACCTTTGTCGAACAAGTCGATTTCGTCACGACCATTGGTTTTGGACGAGACGGTAAGGGTCGAGACAACGCTCCTAATATTGGCAAAGGTCCAACGGTCGTCATTACGGATTTGTGTATTTTAAAACCTGACGCGAATACCAAAGAGTTAGTTGTAACTAGCCTTCACCCAGGTGTAACCCGAGAACAAGTTATCGAAGCTACCGGATGGGAAATTAAGTTTGCGGAAAACTTAGAAAGCACACCAGCACCTTCGGAAAAAGAGTTGATCATTCTAAGAGAACTAAAAGAACGTACAGCAAAAGCGCATAGCGCTTAGGAGTCTCCATGAGTTCAGTATACATATGTCATCCTAAACGCTCTGCAATCGGTCGCTATGGTGGTGCGCTTGCCCCTGTCCGTCCTGATGATCTTTTGGCCCAAGTGATTAAAGCTGTGCTAGCGGACGCATCAAAACTTGACCCATCTATGATTGACGACGCTATTTTTGGTTGTGCGAATCAATCTGGTGAAGACAATCGCAATGTTGGTCGCATGGCCACGCTGTTATCTGGCATGCCAAACAGTGTTTCTGCAACCACCATTAATCGACTGTGTGGTTCCGGTATGGATGCAGTAGGCGCTGCCTTTAGAGCGATTAAAGCAGACGAGGCGGATTTAATTCTAGCGGGTGGTGTTGAGTCTATGTCTCGCGCTCCTTTCGTTGTAGGCAAACCATCACAGGCGTTTGATCGCCAGCAAAAGATGGAAGATACGACAATGGGCTGGCGTTTTATAAACCCTGAATTGCAGCGTTTATATGGTACTGAAACCATGCCAGAGACCGCTGAAAATGTCGCCGAGCGCTATGAAATCTCTCGCCAAGAGCAAGATGCATTTGCATTGGAATCTCAACAAAAAGCCAGTTGTGCTCAGCAGTCGGGTCGATTTGCCGAAGAGATCACACCGATTGTCATTACGCTAAAACGAGGCGAACCGATCGTTGTTGACCAAGACGAACACATTCGTCCGTCAACGACACTAGAAGGTCTAACAAAACTCAAGGCACCGTTTCGTCAAAATGGTACAGTGACCGCAGGCAATGCCTCTGGGATAAACGACGGTGCTGCCGCAATGCTCATCGCCAATGAGAATGCGATAAAAAGCAATCAACTCGAGCCCTTAGCAAAAATTGTAGGCATGGCAACCGCCGGTGTTGAACCTACTGTGATGGGTATCGGCCCCGTTCCTGCCGTAAAAAAATTGCTTAAACGAACAGGTGTTAAGCTCGAAGACATCGATGTGATTGAGTTGAATGAAGCATTCGCAGCGCAAGGTCTAGCTTGTATGAAGGAACTAGGCCTTTCTCCTGATGACCCGCGCATTAATCCAAATGGCGGCGCCATTGCACTTGGTCACCCTCTCGGCATGTCGGGTGCTAGGCTGTTACAATCAGCTGGACTACAACTTAAAAACACCAACGGACGTTACGCACTGTGCACTATGTGTATCGGTGTTGGTCAAGGCATAGCAATGCTTATCGAGCGGAGTGATATTTAATGAATACATTGTTTTTCTCTATTGAAGGGAATGCCAAAAATCCTGCAATTGTATTAGGTCACCCTCTAGGGATGAACCTGAAAGCATGGGACTCTATCATGCCATACTTGGTTGAACAGTTCCGTGTAATACGATGGGATCTACCTGGTCACGGCTTAAGTCCTGCGATAGAAAAAAGCGTCGAGTCACTTCAAGTAAACGACCTTATTGACCCGCTTTTAGCGGAATGTGACGCACTAGGAATAGATCGTTTCCATTATGTTGGGACCTCAATCGGCGGCATGATTGGTCAACAATTAGTTGCCCACCATAGTAAACGACTACTGAGCGCGACACTGACGAATACTGGCGCCAAAATCGGAACAAGCGAAGCTTGGCTGACACGTCAAAAAACCGTATCAGAAACAGGTCTCCCTGAACTTGCAAGCACCTTTGTAGCGCGTTGGTTTAGTGATGAAAGCGTACGCTCAAATCCCGAAATTAAAACTCATTGGGAAGGCCAGCTTTCACTAGTTGACGATCACAGCTATGGTTTATTATGTGCATGGTTAGGTGAAATGGATATGTCTTCGGCATTAAGCTCATCCAAACAAGGCACGCCCATTCAGCTAATCGGCGGCACTCAAGATGTTGCCACCACACCGGAGTTAATGCACACCCTATCAATGCTGTTGGGTGTTCAAGGCGTTTCTTTGTTAGAAGGCATTGGCCATGTGCCTTCTGTCGAATGCCCTAAAGAGTTAAGCGCTGACATATTAAAATTTGTCCGTCAGAACTCTTAGGCGTTTCCGTAGAAAGAGTGTGTAACGTTTTCAGTTACGCTCTCTTTCTACGGACCTAACCTAGAATTAACCCAAAATAAGAAAGATGTCGGGCGCTCTTTGGCCATGCCATCAATAGGTTATATTTATGAGTGATCACGCACTTTCAAGTCGTCTTGTACATTCTAAGCAACCTTGGTTTGTACTAAGCTCCTCAGACACATTTTTATACGCCCGTCTCAAAACCCATTGGTCTCACACTGCTACAGTTTCAAAGTACGACCAGATTACCAAGACAGCTTTGCCATTCCGGATGGCTGTATCGATCTGTTTTTCGACTGTAGTGAAGACAAGGTTAAAGCGTTGGTTTGTGGTACGACACTAGACGCTCAAGACGCCCTATTCGAACCGAATCACAGATATTTCGGTGTGCGTTTTGCCGCTGGCGTCATTCCTCATAACATTGATATCGCATCGGGGGAGTTAATCAATCAACAACTTGATCTGCTTGATGCAATACCCAAAATGGCGACACTGGCTGAGAAGCTGTCGACAGAAACTATCTTTGTTAATCAAGCTAATTTGGTCGAGATCTTCTTTCTTGATGAAAAAGTACAGGCTGATGATTCAATCACCCACCACGCTGCACTCTATATCCGCCAAAAAAGTGGCAATATTCGGCTGCCAGAGTCGGAATCTCTAACAGAGGGTTTCAAGTCGTACTCTACAACGAAAATTTAAGCAAGATTTTGGCATTACCCCCAAGGCATTTTGTCGCATCATCCGCTTTCAATCCGCTT encodes:
- a CDS encoding ketopantoate reductase family protein, whose amino-acid sequence is MKICIAGAGAIGCALAARLAKVHKQLCLLARGDNLIRIKEQGIHLSDLDGEHHVHVRASDDANFLGPQDLILVCTKTMALETILTSIQPMIHSNTVVIPVVNGIPWWYFKGIESRFGGENIRALDPKDQLETLLPHSQIIGSVIFLTASRVGLGNVKANNPHLIVLGEINHEMTDRLEAIRTVFELAGIESRSTDNIRDQLWTKVAANLTSNPLSVVTQSTLEQIYSDPRLTPLVRSILDETMLTAAAFGAKIRFDPPTFMELGAGMGAIKTSMLQDYEAGLPLETDAIGNSVLELASKMDLSMPTTKHIINLAEFMSEQQRSVA
- a CDS encoding class II aldolase/adducin family protein; protein product: MSSHVTKPDHCSEEEWQLRVKLAHCYHLIDFFGWTETIFNHISARLPHIDGEYLVNPFGLNYTEITPKNLIKVDVKGNKLDDSPYDGNPAGFALHGAIHAAREDVHCVIHTHTNEVSAVAMKKAGFSHDSFYGAQLYGRVGYHDFEGITLFDDEKERMLKSLGDKHILVLRNHGIAVGEFDIERTFFLLWTVQRAAEIQVTSGALGGADVLLGEDVQTKCADLTQMLIKDSGFADKFFNAMVRKMELENGPCW
- a CDS encoding MarR family winged helix-turn-helix transcriptional regulator, which codes for MTSVKRLPRSQRYNPASEDFHKEDFPFYWLARVHGRYQFAMERALKKVGLDIPSWRILFILKEEGVSSMSQIAEHAIAKLPTVTKTVYRMKNDGLLDTQVCDDDGRVTRVTLTEKGWNAVHVIEEATQGLFKQSFKGMTEAQIKRLNKLLDQLFHNLPEPM
- the catA gene encoding catechol 1,2-dioxygenase, whose protein sequence is MTVKTMQTEAVKALLHKVAGFDNNEGNPRAKEIVARLVTDIFQMVEDLDVTPEEFWHGVNYLNELGSNMEAVLLAPGLGFDHFLDIREDAKDEQMGLLGGTPRTIEGPLFVEGAPKDQTVTRMDDGNTPGQGMWLHGQVTDETGAPVAGAVVDLWHADKKGAYSYFDTTQSDFNLRRKVVTDENGYYYARSIVPNGYGCPPGGSTMKVLDLLGRHGNRPAHIHFFAAKSGYKHLTTQINLAGDKYTFDDFAFATRDELVVEATSVSDAAKIAEHGFDGEYLDVEFNLSIIKTDKEELADKHVRARAAV
- the catC gene encoding muconolactone Delta-isomerase: MLFKVEMTVNIPKDMPAEEFEAIKLKEKNYAQKLQEDGIWMHLWRVVGQYANVSIFDVKDNTELHDLLMGLPLYPFMEMSVTPLCPHPSSIK
- a CDS encoding muconate/chloromuconate family cycloisomerase, producing the protein MTPKITQIETLLVDIPTIRPHKLSMTSMAVQTMVIVRLKDDQGCEGLGEGTTIGGLAYGPESPESIKMNIDRYLAPLLIGQSTDSVRYLMQRLNVAVKGNMIAKSALQTALLDLKGKHLGVPVSTLLGGAIHSHIPCLWVLASGNTEKDIAEAKELIAAGRHCDFKLKIGSRPVEEDVAHVAAIKAALGDSASASVRVDVNQAWDEATAVKGMAALQEAGVDLVEQPTPAKDIDTLARLSNKFEIPILADEGVADAKDVYQFAKHGFNGGIALKIAKAGGPIPALEAAVVSESAGFGLYGGTLLEGSIGTAVAIHAWSTLPTLRWGSEMFGPLLLQDDIIKQPLRYHNNGVDVPNLPGLGIELDELKLAEYQRKD
- a CDS encoding LysR family transcriptional regulator encodes the protein MELRHLRYFCAVAEEKNLTRAAEKLFIAQPPLTRQIKQIEEDIGAQLFERHARGLTLTPAGQYFWQHAKQILEKADVAIENTRRIAERQKTLFGIGFVPSVFYGQLPTLVRELRQKNHVEIQLQDLKTGEQIEALKTGKIDIGFGRLLIPDDHIEQTILFQEPMLAVLPADHPLADSETTLEELTKLPMVVYPRNNPINPTFADICTSLFTSRGLKINVAQQVDDLQTSLGLVASGMGFALVSEQVKQIGRKDVVFVPLKDKSITCPVIFSRRKDDSDPVLELTMKILSELVENRLQGRFP
- a CDS encoding IclR family transcriptional regulator domain-containing protein codes for the protein MSEEKLSPDHRDYVGALASGLDVLNAFDSSHSTMTLSEVAEQAGMDRAKARRFLLTLHSLGYIDRDGRQFRLTPKVLGLSSAYGASNDHISVVEHYLRDVTTRLGESSSLGVLDQHDIIYVVRSPAAHRLMSISLSAGTRLPAAYTSMGRVLVSRMPKVEQRIWLDSLTLEAFTEHSITDPVKFEAMLDQVRAQDYCVVDQELDLGLRSLAVPAVAYNGDVLGAINLSTNASRVSHQALVEECLPVLKDAVEQIRLHTK
- a CDS encoding CoA transferase subunit A — encoded protein: MTQFMTLSEAIATQVNDGDSLALEGFTHLIPFAAGHEIIRQQRKSLTLTRMTPDVIYDQLVGAGCVKKLVFSWGGNPGVGSLHRVRDAIEHAYPCPIETVEHSHAAMANAYEAGAAGLPMALFRGYVGSELPQANDDIAWVTCPFTGEELSAVPAIKPDVGIIHAQKADRAGNVLIEGIVGVQKEVVLASKRSIVTVEEIVDSLEATPNACVLPAWTIDVVAVVEGGAHPSYAHGYYPRDNNYYKQWDAISRDRDSFNQWLESHVFAKGDA
- a CDS encoding CoA-transferase subunit beta encodes the protein MTVSGTTQYTPSEMMTVTAARALTSDMTCFVGIGLPSEAANVARMTHAPDVTLIYESGTVQTKPDILPLSIGDGELCESALTTVSVPEMFRYWLQGGHIDVGFLGTAQIDRFANLNTTVIAANHPESGKQGAHSYANPKVRLPGGGGAPEISTNAKEVFITVKHSKRTFVEQVDFVTTIGFGRDGKGRDNAPNIGKGPTVVITDLCILKPDANTKELVVTSLHPGVTREQVIEATGWEIKFAENLESTPAPSEKELIILRELKERTAKAHSA
- the pcaF gene encoding 3-oxoadipyl-CoA thiolase; its protein translation is MSSVYICHPKRSAIGRYGGALAPVRPDDLLAQVIKAVLADASKLDPSMIDDAIFGCANQSGEDNRNVGRMATLLSGMPNSVSATTINRLCGSGMDAVGAAFRAIKADEADLILAGGVESMSRAPFVVGKPSQAFDRQQKMEDTTMGWRFINPELQRLYGTETMPETAENVAERYEISRQEQDAFALESQQKASCAQQSGRFAEEITPIVITLKRGEPIVVDQDEHIRPSTTLEGLTKLKAPFRQNGTVTAGNASGINDGAAAMLIANENAIKSNQLEPLAKIVGMATAGVEPTVMGIGPVPAVKKLLKRTGVKLEDIDVIELNEAFAAQGLACMKELGLSPDDPRINPNGGAIALGHPLGMSGARLLQSAGLQLKNTNGRYALCTMCIGVGQGIAMLIERSDI
- a CDS encoding alpha/beta fold hydrolase, with the translated sequence MNTLFFSIEGNAKNPAIVLGHPLGMNLKAWDSIMPYLVEQFRVIRWDLPGHGLSPAIEKSVESLQVNDLIDPLLAECDALGIDRFHYVGTSIGGMIGQQLVAHHSKRLLSATLTNTGAKIGTSEAWLTRQKTVSETGLPELASTFVARWFSDESVRSNPEIKTHWEGQLSLVDDHSYGLLCAWLGEMDMSSALSSSKQGTPIQLIGGTQDVATTPELMHTLSMLLGVQGVSLLEGIGHVPSVECPKELSADILKFVRQNS
- a CDS encoding DUF6597 domain-containing transcriptional factor, translating into MVSHCYSFKVRPDYQDSFAIPDGCIDLFFDCSEDKVKALVCGTTLDAQDALFEPNHRYFGVRFAAGVIPHNIDIASGELINQQLDLLDAIPKMATLAEKLSTETIFVNQANLVEIFFLDEKVQADDSITHHAALYIRQKSGNIRLPESESLTEGFKSYSTTKI